A window from Citrus sinensis cultivar Valencia sweet orange chromosome 3, DVS_A1.0, whole genome shotgun sequence encodes these proteins:
- the LOC102623256 gene encoding uncharacterized protein LOC102623256, translated as MMIHLRAQKLLILLYILVFFSSSLTLSQGDMFEGKVLKVGEELWKETLPLHMGSRLYQLQGLKSFNWYEVKISYPASVPASFTLQLKKGNLDIGLNKNRRLLNTEKLIFKTENLDVLNDQGGMHVLVTVEPEGVVAMPNVEEREFIFNIACDELLLGIPYKAWWVVVFVLLCLGLALITPYFLPSYLLPKNGGLPSDLRNVSKES; from the exons atgatgattcatttgcGAGCTCAAAAGTTGCTGATTCTGCTGTATATACTGGTTTTTTTCAGCAGCAGCCTAACTTTGAGTCAAGGAGACAT GTTTGAAGGAAAGGTTCTCAAGGTAGGGGAGGAGCTATGGAAGGAAACTTTACCATTACATATGGGTTCTCGATTGTACCAGCTCCAAGGGCTGAAATCTTTCAATTGGTACGAAGTGAAGATCTCATATCCAGCTTCT GTACCTGCTAGCTTTACGTTACAATTGAAGAAAGGCAATTTAGACATAGGGCTGAACAAGAACAGAAGGTTACTCAATACTGAAAAGTTGATTTTCAAGACTGAGAATCTTGATGTTCTTAATGATCAG GGTGGAATGCATGTTTTAGTTACTGTGGAGCCTGAGGGAGTTGTTGCAATGCCGAACGTAGAGGAGAGAGAGTTCATCTTTAATATTG CTTGTGATGAACTATTGTTGGGCATCCCGTACAAAGCTTGGTGGGTTGTTGTCTTTGTGTTGTTATGTTTGGGATTGGCGTTGATCACCCCTTATTTTCTTCCATCTTATTTGCTGCCGAAGAATGGGGGCTTACCCTCGGATCTACGGAATGTTTCAAAGGAAtcttga